From the genome of Lentilactobacillus buchneri, one region includes:
- a CDS encoding calcium-translocating P-type ATPase, PMCA-type, which produces MTQEKKMFYQRTVDDVMSQMKAHPTGLSEQEVKDRREQFGANRLTSKRRTTLIEKFISQFKDLMIIILIIAAIIAGFAGETVDAAIILAVVILNAVFGVFQESKAENAIDSLKEMSAPMATVLRNNQPMSIKSEDIVPGDIVLLEAGDVVPADVRLIEANSLKIEEAALTGESVPVNKQVDPIREDDLPLGDRKDLGFMNSNVTSGRATGVVIGTGMNTEVGKIAHMLNTTEETTTPLQENLKSLGKMLTVLILVIAVIVFAVGMWRGQESLINMLLTAISLAVAAIPEGLPAIVTVTLALGTQQMARHRALIRKLPAVETLGSTDVIASDKTGTLTQNKMTVEKVFLNEKMQDSADTHLTLNDRLAQIMVLNNDTKYQENELAGDPTETALVSFYLHQDQPVQKFVNSHRRLAEIPFDSERKLMSTYNQMDNGQILMTMKGAPDQLLERVTKIQDGDGVRDITDDDKRLISATNHDLATQALRVLAFAYRLVDTIPTELTSAAQEHDMIFVGLIGMIDPERPEVAQAVAEAKSAGIKSIMITGDHQDTAQAIAKRLGILGRGDNPGGKVINGAQLDEMSDDQFNREVADISVYARVAPEHKVRIVKAWQKQGKVVAMTGDGVNDAPALKTADIGVGMGITGTEVSKEASDMVLADDNFATIVTAVKAGRKVFANIQKSLQYLLSANLGEVLTLFVMTMMGWQILAPVQILWINLVTDTFPAIALGVEPAEPGIMKRKPRGRTSNFLSGGIMSNILYQGFFEGFITLCVYAFAITNPVHASDALAHADALTMAYATLGLIQLFHAFNSKTIHESIFRIGMFKNKFFNWALLGSAVLLIMTIVIPGFNEMFHVTELTASQWLVVVFGGFMIVVVSEVVKYIQRHISHK; this is translated from the coding sequence ATGACACAGGAGAAGAAGATGTTCTACCAACGAACAGTCGATGATGTGATGAGTCAAATGAAGGCCCATCCCACTGGTCTGTCTGAGCAGGAGGTCAAAGACCGTCGGGAACAATTTGGTGCCAACAGATTAACGTCAAAGCGGCGGACCACGTTAATCGAGAAGTTCATTTCCCAATTTAAAGATTTGATGATCATCATCTTGATTATTGCGGCGATTATTGCCGGGTTTGCCGGTGAAACGGTGGATGCTGCGATTATTTTGGCCGTGGTTATCCTAAACGCGGTGTTTGGGGTTTTCCAGGAATCCAAGGCCGAAAATGCGATTGATTCATTAAAAGAAATGTCGGCCCCCATGGCGACCGTTCTGCGAAATAATCAACCGATGTCAATTAAGAGTGAGGACATTGTCCCAGGAGACATTGTCCTCTTAGAGGCAGGAGATGTCGTTCCAGCCGATGTTCGACTGATTGAGGCTAATTCCCTTAAGATCGAAGAAGCGGCCCTCACAGGCGAATCTGTGCCGGTTAACAAACAGGTGGACCCAATCAGGGAAGACGACCTGCCATTGGGAGATCGAAAGGATTTGGGCTTCATGAACAGTAACGTGACGTCTGGTCGGGCAACCGGCGTCGTGATTGGCACAGGGATGAATACTGAAGTCGGCAAAATTGCCCATATGTTAAACACCACTGAAGAAACGACCACGCCGCTGCAGGAGAACCTGAAATCATTAGGTAAGATGTTAACCGTTTTGATTCTGGTGATTGCTGTCATCGTGTTCGCTGTCGGGATGTGGCGGGGACAAGAGAGCTTGATTAACATGCTGCTGACGGCAATTTCCCTGGCAGTCGCAGCCATTCCGGAAGGCCTGCCAGCGATTGTGACCGTGACGTTGGCATTAGGAACCCAGCAAATGGCCCGCCACCGCGCCTTGATTCGAAAGCTGCCGGCTGTTGAAACGTTGGGAAGTACCGATGTCATTGCCTCAGATAAGACTGGAACTTTAACCCAAAACAAAATGACAGTGGAAAAAGTCTTCTTGAATGAAAAAATGCAAGATTCCGCTGACACCCATTTAACTTTAAACGATCGATTAGCGCAAATCATGGTTTTGAACAATGACACCAAATATCAAGAAAATGAGTTGGCTGGCGATCCAACCGAAACAGCTCTGGTGTCGTTTTACTTACATCAAGACCAGCCAGTCCAAAAGTTTGTCAATTCCCATCGGCGACTGGCAGAAATTCCGTTTGATTCTGAGCGGAAATTGATGTCTACCTACAACCAAATGGACAATGGCCAAATCCTAATGACCATGAAAGGGGCACCGGATCAGCTGTTGGAACGGGTCACCAAGATTCAAGATGGGGACGGTGTTCGAGACATCACTGACGATGACAAACGGTTAATTAGTGCCACCAACCATGATTTGGCGACTCAGGCGCTGCGGGTGTTGGCGTTTGCCTACCGTCTTGTAGACACGATACCAACTGAGCTCACATCAGCCGCCCAGGAGCACGATATGATCTTTGTTGGTCTCATCGGAATGATCGATCCTGAACGGCCCGAAGTTGCTCAAGCAGTTGCGGAAGCCAAATCTGCAGGAATCAAATCGATTATGATTACCGGCGATCATCAAGATACTGCCCAAGCGATCGCGAAACGGTTGGGAATCTTGGGTCGGGGTGACAATCCTGGCGGGAAAGTCATCAATGGGGCTCAGCTCGATGAGATGTCCGACGACCAATTTAACCGGGAAGTCGCTGACATTTCCGTTTACGCCCGGGTTGCACCGGAGCATAAGGTTCGAATCGTCAAAGCCTGGCAGAAACAGGGCAAGGTGGTTGCCATGACCGGCGACGGTGTCAATGACGCGCCAGCGTTAAAGACCGCCGATATCGGTGTTGGCATGGGAATTACCGGAACCGAGGTTTCCAAAGAAGCCTCTGACATGGTGTTGGCCGATGATAACTTTGCCACGATCGTAACTGCGGTTAAGGCTGGCCGCAAGGTGTTTGCCAACATTCAAAAGTCACTCCAGTATCTGCTTTCCGCCAACTTGGGGGAAGTCTTGACCTTGTTTGTGATGACGATGATGGGTTGGCAGATCTTGGCGCCGGTTCAGATTTTGTGGATCAACCTGGTAACCGATACTTTCCCGGCAATTGCCTTAGGCGTTGAGCCGGCAGAACCCGGTATTATGAAACGCAAACCCAGGGGACGAACGTCCAACTTCTTGTCCGGTGGGATCATGAGCAACATCTTGTATCAGGGATTTTTTGAGGGCTTTATTACCCTTTGTGTTTATGCATTTGCCATCACCAACCCGGTTCATGCTTCAGATGCGTTGGCTCATGCGGATGCTTTGACGATGGCCTATGCAACTCTGGGACTCATTCAATTGTTCCATGCCTTTAACTCCAAGACCATCCATGAGTCAATCTTTAGAATTGGCATGTTTAAGAATAAATTCTTTAACTGGGCACTTTTGGGATCGGCTGTGCTGTTGATCATGACGATTGTCATCCCAGGATTCAACGAGATGTTCCACGTGACTGAGTTGACTGCTTCACAATGGCTGGTCGTTGTCTTCGGTGGCTTTATGATCGTTGTTGTTTCAGAAGTAGTAAAATACATTCAGAGACACATTTCCCATAAATAA
- the nadE gene encoding ammonia-dependent NAD(+) synthetase has protein sequence MRAKQQEIIDALKVKPTIDPKAEIRRSVDFLKDYLKKFSFLKTLVLGISGGQDSTLAGKLAQLAISELRDETGDPDYQFIAVRLPYGVQADESDALEAIKWMDADVVARVDIKPAVDAAVASVEANDIEVADFNKGNIKARQRMIAQYAIAGAKSGAVVGTDHAAEAVTGFYTKFGDGAADITPLWRLDKEQGKQLLKLLGAPEHLYQKTPTADLEDNRPALPDEVALGVTYQDIDAYLEGREVSEKAAETIESWYDKTQHKRHTPINVYDTFWK, from the coding sequence ATGCGAGCTAAACAACAAGAAATTATTGACGCGTTAAAAGTGAAACCAACGATTGATCCCAAAGCCGAGATTCGTCGTTCTGTTGACTTTTTGAAAGACTATCTTAAAAAATTTTCTTTCCTAAAAACATTGGTCTTGGGCATCTCTGGCGGCCAAGACTCAACGCTGGCCGGCAAATTGGCTCAATTAGCCATTTCCGAGCTCCGGGATGAAACCGGCGATCCTGACTACCAGTTCATTGCGGTCCGTTTGCCATATGGCGTTCAAGCCGATGAGTCTGATGCCTTGGAAGCCATCAAGTGGATGGACGCTGATGTTGTCGCCAGAGTTGACATCAAGCCTGCTGTTGACGCCGCGGTGGCTTCAGTTGAGGCAAACGATATCGAAGTCGCTGATTTTAATAAGGGTAATATCAAAGCCCGTCAACGGATGATCGCCCAATACGCAATTGCCGGTGCCAAATCCGGTGCCGTGGTTGGGACCGATCACGCTGCCGAAGCTGTTACCGGATTTTATACCAAATTTGGTGACGGGGCAGCGGATATCACGCCACTTTGGCGTTTGGACAAAGAGCAGGGCAAGCAGCTCTTAAAATTACTCGGTGCCCCCGAGCATCTTTACCAAAAAACGCCAACTGCCGATCTGGAAGACAATCGGCCGGCATTACCCGACGAAGTTGCCCTGGGTGTGACGTATCAGGATATCGACGCTTATCTTGAAGGCCGCGAAGTTTCTGAGAAGGCTGCTGAGACCATTGAGAGCTGGTATGACAAGACGCAACACAAACGTCACACCCCGATTAACGTTTATGACACATTTTGGAAATAG
- a CDS encoding nicotinate phosphoribosyltransferase, which produces MSEDDNLTLHTDFYEINMMATYFEKHMENRKAVFEVFFRKLPFGNGYAVFAGLEHIISYIENLQFTDDDIDYLREVTDYPDSFLEYLRNFEFKGTIKSAYEGDIVFANEPILQVEGSLCECQLVETAILNMVNYQTLIATKASRIRTVVGDDPLMEFGTRRAQEVSAALWGTRATIIGGFNATSNVLAGKKFGIPISGTHAHSLVESFGNDYDAFNAYAQTHHDCVFLVDTYDTLKSGVPSAIRVANEMGDKINFAGVRLDSGDMAYLSKRVREVLDNAGYPNTKIYASNDLDETTIASLKMQHAKIDVWGVGTKVITAFDQPALGAVYKMVSVEDADGKMTDTIKISGNAEKVSTPGKKQVWRITDSKDGKSEGDYVTLADEDPRKEKSIFMFHPNYTYINKTVDNFDAMPLLKPIFQDGKLVYDQPNLKQIVHYAEKELASLWPEYKRELNPQKYPVDLSQKCWDNKRDIIEKIRNYIQDINY; this is translated from the coding sequence ATGTCAGAAGACGATAATTTAACGCTCCATACCGATTTTTATGAGATCAACATGATGGCCACCTACTTTGAAAAGCATATGGAAAATCGTAAGGCGGTTTTTGAAGTGTTTTTCCGCAAGCTGCCGTTTGGCAACGGCTACGCGGTATTTGCAGGCTTGGAACACATTATTTCATACATCGAAAATTTACAATTCACTGATGATGATATCGATTATTTGCGGGAAGTGACAGATTATCCGGACAGTTTTTTAGAATACTTAAGAAACTTTGAATTTAAAGGCACCATCAAATCAGCCTATGAAGGCGATATTGTTTTTGCCAATGAACCAATTCTCCAAGTTGAGGGGAGCTTGTGTGAATGTCAGCTGGTTGAGACGGCCATTTTGAATATGGTCAATTATCAAACGCTGATTGCGACCAAGGCTTCCAGAATTCGGACGGTGGTCGGTGACGATCCGTTGATGGAATTTGGCACCCGCCGAGCCCAGGAAGTTTCCGCAGCCCTTTGGGGAACCCGGGCAACCATCATTGGCGGTTTTAACGCCACTTCCAACGTCTTGGCTGGTAAGAAGTTTGGTATCCCAATCAGCGGGACTCACGCTCATTCATTGGTGGAGTCGTTTGGTAATGATTATGACGCTTTTAATGCCTACGCTCAGACCCATCACGACTGCGTGTTCCTGGTAGATACCTATGACACCTTGAAAAGTGGGGTGCCCAGTGCTATTCGGGTTGCCAATGAAATGGGTGACAAGATCAATTTTGCCGGCGTCAGACTGGATTCGGGCGACATGGCTTACCTTTCCAAACGAGTACGTGAAGTTCTCGACAATGCCGGTTATCCGAATACCAAAATCTATGCTTCCAATGACTTGGACGAGACGACAATTGCCAGCTTAAAGATGCAGCATGCCAAGATTGACGTTTGGGGTGTCGGCACCAAAGTCATCACTGCCTTTGATCAACCAGCCTTGGGCGCTGTTTACAAGATGGTTTCCGTTGAAGACGCTGACGGCAAAATGACGGATACAATTAAGATTTCCGGTAATGCTGAGAAGGTTTCGACACCCGGCAAAAAACAGGTTTGGCGCATTACTGACAGTAAGGATGGTAAGTCGGAAGGCGATTACGTCACACTGGCCGATGAAGATCCCCGCAAAGAAAAGTCGATCTTCATGTTCCATCCCAACTATACTTACATCAATAAGACTGTCGATAATTTTGATGCAATGCCACTGCTCAAACCAATTTTTCAAGATGGCAAATTAGTGTACGACCAGCCAAACTTAAAGCAGATTGTCCACTACGCCGAAAAGGAATTGGCATCATTGTGGCCTGAATACAAACGGGAGTTAAATCCCCAGAAGTATCCAGTCGATCTGTCCCAAAAGTGTTGGGATAACAAGCGTGACATCATCGAAAAGATTCGCAATTATATTCAAGATATCAACTACTAA
- a CDS encoding WecB/TagA/CpsF family glycosyltransferase, with protein sequence MNNQSPTQPVDILGIPFENTTEKDFQAILHNVINQHQNTFVVTANPEIVMYAKANPDYEKLITTADYIVPDGIGIIMGAKMLKTPLKERVTGYDLFVHLLEWGNANQKSAYFVGAQPAVIRKLKKVVQENYPFLTIAGTHDGYFGDDRNIVHDIKRTQPDMVFVATGYPKQEAFINKNRRAADALWIGIGGSFDVLAGTVKRAPKAWQKMHLEWLYRVVKEPSRFGRLMVLPKYLWQIVKQKYSRKSGRAQ encoded by the coding sequence ATGAATAACCAAAGTCCCACCCAACCAGTTGATATCTTGGGCATCCCTTTTGAAAATACCACCGAAAAGGATTTCCAAGCAATTTTACATAACGTCATCAATCAACACCAAAATACGTTTGTCGTCACCGCCAATCCGGAGATCGTCATGTATGCCAAGGCGAATCCCGATTACGAAAAACTCATTACGACCGCTGACTACATCGTTCCTGACGGTATTGGCATTATCATGGGTGCCAAGATGCTCAAAACGCCGCTCAAAGAACGGGTGACCGGATATGATCTCTTTGTCCATCTACTGGAATGGGGAAACGCCAACCAAAAATCGGCGTACTTTGTCGGCGCTCAGCCGGCAGTGATTCGCAAGCTCAAAAAAGTCGTCCAGGAAAATTATCCGTTTCTAACGATTGCCGGCACCCACGACGGCTATTTTGGCGATGATCGCAACATTGTCCACGATATCAAACGGACCCAGCCGGATATGGTCTTTGTTGCAACCGGTTATCCCAAGCAGGAAGCCTTTATCAATAAGAACCGCCGGGCTGCCGACGCCCTTTGGATTGGAATTGGCGGTTCATTTGACGTCTTAGCCGGAACTGTCAAACGAGCACCCAAAGCATGGCAGAAAATGCATTTGGAGTGGTTGTACCGGGTCGTCAAGGAACCCAGTCGCTTTGGCAGGCTGATGGTGCTGCCAAAATATTTGTGGCAGATCGTTAAACAAAAATATTCACGAAAATCCGGGAGGGCTCAATGA
- a CDS encoding GntR family transcriptional regulator, protein MGLPIYIQIHNEIKRNIEANRWKIGDRIPSERELSTDFGVSRMTLRQAIQTLVDEGILERRVGSGTFVSNQKVQEKMSGVTGFTDLMLAQGKKPSSKTISYHTMEPSLSEMEKLHISQEQAVLRMERIRYGDDIPICFEVATVPENIVEGLEKSEVTSSLYRTLEQKKNLQIGKAQQTVSAMLASERIAEYLNIKRGDAILRLRQITSLQDGRPFEYVRTQYVGDRFEFYSEKE, encoded by the coding sequence GTGGGTTTACCAATTTATATTCAAATTCATAATGAGATTAAACGAAACATTGAAGCAAATAGGTGGAAAATTGGTGATCGCATTCCCTCTGAGCGTGAGTTATCGACCGACTTTGGTGTGAGTCGGATGACGTTGCGTCAAGCCATTCAAACCCTGGTGGACGAAGGTATTTTAGAGCGTCGAGTCGGTTCGGGAACGTTTGTGTCCAATCAGAAAGTGCAGGAGAAAATGTCTGGGGTTACCGGCTTCACCGATCTGATGCTGGCTCAGGGGAAAAAGCCTTCCAGCAAAACAATTTCGTATCACACGATGGAACCATCTTTGAGCGAGATGGAAAAATTGCACATCAGTCAGGAACAAGCGGTTTTACGGATGGAACGAATCCGTTATGGCGACGACATTCCGATTTGCTTTGAAGTCGCCACGGTGCCTGAAAATATTGTCGAGGGCTTGGAAAAATCCGAAGTAACCAGTTCGCTTTATCGAACCCTGGAGCAAAAGAAGAACCTGCAAATCGGCAAGGCCCAGCAGACGGTGTCGGCGATGCTGGCATCGGAGCGGATTGCTGAATATCTGAACATCAAACGGGGCGACGCCATTTTGAGACTCAGACAGATTACTTCACTCCAAGACGGTCGCCCGTTCGAGTATGTCCGCACCCAATATGTGGGTGATCGGTTTGAATTTTATTCGGAAAAAGAGTAG
- the nagA gene encoding N-acetylglucosamine-6-phosphate deacetylase, whose amino-acid sequence MSTVLIHAKIYTGKRIIQDGYLRFGQTILNVGPTTSFKPQSSDRIIDASQRTIVPGFIDVHTHGGYGADSMNLDPQVISRIVNLMANEGVTGVFLTTMTQSADAIAKSMQTIKMAAETNPRILGIHLEGPFISPKYHGAQPTEKIQKLDVDKIARWNILSGGLVKILTYAPEMRVDPRAVSYCQEQGIQMAVGHSDATYQLLNQARPPHVTHLFNAQRGLHQREIGVVGYAMLSQAKVELICDGFHVVPEAVQIAYQTIGPDRLELITDSMEAKGRPDGMYQLGGQPVNVFRGGATLANGHLAGSVLKYADAFKNIIQFTDCSIASAVKMTSTNQAEEFHLKGKGFIENGYDADLNLFDNHLDLMATYSYGKLVNKN is encoded by the coding sequence ATGTCAACAGTATTAATTCATGCAAAGATCTATACAGGCAAACGAATTATCCAAGACGGCTACCTCAGATTTGGTCAAACAATTCTCAACGTTGGCCCTACAACCAGTTTTAAACCGCAGTCAAGTGATCGGATCATCGATGCTTCTCAACGCACAATTGTCCCTGGCTTCATTGATGTGCATACACATGGTGGTTATGGTGCAGATTCCATGAATTTGGATCCTCAAGTGATTAGCCGAATCGTCAACCTGATGGCTAACGAGGGGGTTACCGGCGTTTTCTTGACTACCATGACTCAAAGTGCCGATGCCATTGCTAAGAGCATGCAGACGATTAAAATGGCGGCTGAAACCAACCCGCGAATTTTAGGTATTCATCTTGAAGGACCGTTTATTTCACCCAAGTACCACGGCGCCCAGCCGACGGAAAAGATTCAAAAGCTTGACGTTGATAAAATTGCCAGGTGGAATATTCTCTCGGGTGGGCTGGTCAAAATTTTGACCTACGCTCCGGAAATGCGCGTTGACCCAAGAGCCGTCAGTTATTGTCAAGAACAAGGGATTCAAATGGCAGTTGGCCACTCTGATGCAACCTATCAGTTGCTTAATCAAGCTCGGCCACCGCACGTTACCCATTTATTTAACGCCCAGCGAGGTCTCCATCAGCGAGAAATCGGTGTGGTGGGGTATGCGATGCTTTCTCAAGCCAAAGTGGAGTTGATTTGTGATGGGTTCCATGTGGTGCCTGAAGCGGTACAAATTGCTTATCAAACGATCGGTCCGGATCGGCTGGAACTGATCACTGATTCCATGGAAGCCAAAGGGCGGCCGGATGGCATGTATCAGCTTGGCGGCCAACCGGTCAATGTTTTTCGGGGAGGGGCAACCCTGGCTAATGGGCATTTAGCAGGATCGGTTCTCAAGTATGCGGACGCTTTTAAAAATATTATTCAATTTACCGATTGTTCAATTGCTTCAGCCGTCAAAATGACCTCGACCAATCAGGCGGAGGAATTTCACCTGAAAGGCAAAGGATTCATTGAGAATGGGTATGATGCCGATCTAAATTTGTTTGACAATCACCTAGACCTTATGGCAACGTATAGTTATGGCAAATTAGTGAATAAAAACTAA
- the proC gene encoding pyrroline-5-carboxylate reductase, with protein MKIGFIGVGAMAQAIIQGLLKAEFVPAQDILVHSAHQDHYEKYAAQYGLTPKESNTAVVDGSDLVVLAVVPAVVTDVVAEIRGELSAKKTLISIVSGVSLDRLEELTDYNLPILRSLPNINSEFGQGMTAVAANENLTGDRKAQAISLYQATGSVLELKESQFSVFSAISGSAVAYVDFFIDSLSRAGVKYGFTKEMATQIAAQTTLGSAHSLMASKKSPAEMIDKVSSPGGDTIAGILAMEEAGFLPSVIKGIDATIAKSTGNH; from the coding sequence ATGAAAATTGGTTTTATTGGCGTTGGGGCAATGGCTCAAGCGATCATTCAAGGACTGCTGAAGGCAGAATTTGTTCCTGCTCAAGACATTTTGGTACACAGTGCTCACCAAGATCATTACGAAAAATATGCGGCTCAATATGGCCTGACCCCGAAAGAATCGAACACGGCGGTTGTTGACGGCAGTGATCTGGTGGTTTTGGCAGTGGTACCAGCCGTTGTCACCGATGTGGTGGCGGAAATCCGTGGTGAACTGTCAGCCAAGAAGACGTTGATCTCAATTGTTTCAGGGGTTTCGCTGGATCGATTAGAAGAGTTGACCGATTACAACCTGCCAATTCTTCGCAGTCTGCCAAATATCAACTCTGAATTCGGTCAGGGGATGACCGCGGTTGCGGCCAACGAGAACTTAACCGGGGATCGAAAAGCTCAAGCCATCTCGCTATATCAAGCAACTGGAAGTGTGCTAGAGCTTAAAGAAAGCCAATTTTCGGTATTCAGCGCCATTTCCGGTAGTGCGGTAGCGTATGTTGACTTCTTTATCGATAGTCTCAGCCGGGCCGGGGTCAAGTATGGCTTCACCAAAGAAATGGCCACCCAAATTGCGGCCCAAACAACTCTTGGCTCTGCGCACTCATTGATGGCATCCAAGAAATCGCCAGCTGAAATGATTGATAAAGTCAGTTCGCCAGGTGGTGATACTATCGCCGGCATTCTGGCGATGGAAGAGGCTGGATTCCTACCTTCTGTCATCAAGGGAATTGACGCGACGATTGCCAAGTCAACCGGTAACCATTAG
- a CDS encoding helix-turn-helix domain-containing protein codes for MYLKGDVILINQNIKMLIADKSISAYEIEKKTGVSSSTIINIRNGKRSIKNLSQETGEKLNHYYLEIHKPEQVFWDEEDKTMLLSVINDDPKQHWVVSIREVRTLTDTGEVADREYPIEIKIPSYNSVLNHLVNKYWNKYDTLQNQIYADKNFPIPIQPFYVDYAQMSFINSEEMLPIIEKLRTYLKVHKTIYGDKLEEDNETVLHRTMTAFLYANTSNPDYSNCLILTLEPIPGIMSLASHQL; via the coding sequence ATGTATTTAAAAGGAGATGTAATATTGATAAACCAAAACATAAAGATGTTAATTGCTGATAAGTCCATTAGTGCCTACGAGATAGAAAAGAAAACTGGAGTTAGCTCATCCACAATTATAAATATTAGAAATGGTAAACGATCAATAAAAAACTTATCACAGGAAACTGGTGAAAAATTAAATCATTATTATTTGGAAATTCATAAACCGGAACAAGTATTTTGGGATGAAGAAGATAAAACCATGTTATTATCAGTCATTAATGACGATCCAAAACAGCATTGGGTAGTTTCCATACGGGAAGTAAGGACGCTAACAGATACTGGGGAAGTTGCTGATAGAGAATATCCCATTGAGATTAAGATTCCTTCATATAATTCTGTATTGAATCATTTGGTGAATAAATATTGGAATAAGTATGATACGTTGCAGAATCAAATATATGCAGACAAAAATTTTCCAATTCCAATACAACCGTTTTATGTGGATTATGCTCAAATGTCTTTTATCAATTCGGAGGAAATGCTGCCCATTATTGAAAAACTAAGAACATATTTAAAAGTACACAAAACAATTTACGGTGATAAACTTGAAGAAGATAATGAGACAGTGTTGCATCGCACGATGACAGCCTTTTTATATGCTAATACTTCTAATCCAGATTATTCAAATTGTCTTATTTTAACTCTTGAGCCAATTCCAGGCATAATGAGCCTAGCAAGCCATCAGTTATAA
- a CDS encoding DUF5776 domain-containing protein, with the protein MGYKINRNYALSAGQGDSRLAAKKYIIVHDTGNDNNKGANSAKNEASYMKQHWNNAYTHFIVDDTAIYQVGEPGYVAWGALNANPYSPMQVELAHVNSQSRFRESYTRYIWLIRYYANKYNIPLTLDGSGNGIKSHLWVTNNFGGDHVDPYGYLSKWGVSKAQFAKDLKNGVGSTSTPKKASYFTWRPHWIYTQAAVKAYKDIKDVGTGKNVSKTYPPKTQLSTKDLKNKRFQLTNGLWVTANKDFVNNLYYTPSGKVKTVQSVRGTYRYKDLAFKQKVDGFSKGTKFDVVKVVKYGHTSRLQLGNGMYISGNKLINKYVE; encoded by the coding sequence ATGGGTTATAAAATTAATCGCAATTACGCACTTTCAGCGGGACAAGGCGACAGTCGATTAGCGGCTAAAAAGTATATTATCGTCCACGATACGGGGAATGATAATAACAAGGGAGCTAATTCGGCTAAGAATGAAGCTTCTTATATGAAGCAACACTGGAATAATGCATACACCCATTTTATTGTGGATGACACAGCAATTTATCAGGTTGGTGAACCGGGTTATGTGGCTTGGGGTGCTTTGAACGCTAATCCATACAGTCCAATGCAAGTAGAATTAGCCCATGTTAATTCACAGTCACGATTCCGAGAGTCGTATACACGTTATATTTGGCTTATTCGATACTATGCAAACAAGTACAATATTCCACTCACTCTTGATGGTTCTGGTAATGGTATTAAATCACATCTGTGGGTTACTAATAATTTCGGTGGCGATCATGTGGATCCATACGGGTATTTATCTAAGTGGGGTGTTAGCAAAGCGCAGTTTGCTAAAGACTTAAAGAATGGGGTGGGGAGTACTTCTACACCAAAGAAAGCAAGTTACTTCACCTGGCGCCCACATTGGATTTATACCCAAGCAGCAGTTAAAGCCTATAAAGACATTAAAGATGTTGGAACTGGAAAAAATGTTTCCAAGACTTATCCACCAAAGACGCAGTTAAGCACTAAAGATTTAAAAAACAAGAGATTCCAATTAACAAATGGTCTGTGGGTTACCGCAAATAAAGACTTTGTAAACAATCTTTACTACACACCATCTGGCAAAGTCAAAACTGTGCAGTCTGTGCGTGGAACATACAGATACAAAGATTTAGCCTTTAAACAAAAGGTTGACGGATTTTCTAAAGGTACAAAGTTTGATGTTGTGAAAGTTGTTAAGTACGGCCACACATCACGGTTACAATTAGGAAATGGCATGTACATTTCTGGGAACAAACTTATCAATAAGTACGTAGAATAA
- a CDS encoding holin — translation MDFIQQLNLGTTAEMSLIFAVVFCITQALKTTVLNNKWLPWISMIVGVFAGLLAAIINADSHYLSSAVLGLLIGGFTSGLFDGFKGFSTNKEDKNNGL, via the coding sequence ATGGATTTTATTCAACAATTAAATTTGGGAACGACTGCAGAAATGTCATTAATCTTTGCAGTCGTTTTTTGTATAACTCAGGCTTTAAAAACGACCGTGTTAAACAACAAGTGGCTGCCGTGGATATCTATGATTGTTGGTGTGTTCGCGGGATTATTGGCTGCCATCATCAATGCCGACAGTCATTATTTGTCAAGTGCTGTCCTGGGGTTGTTAATTGGTGGCTTTACCAGCGGGCTTTTTGACGGTTTTAAGGGATTCTCAACAAATAAGGAGGATAAAAACAATGGGTTATAA